Below is a genomic region from Fulvia fulva chromosome 13, complete sequence.
GGAGGAGTGTCCACCTGAAGTGAGCTCCGCAGAGCTGAGGAAAATATACGGCTCAATCAAGACGCTCCGCGACTATCCTTGGATGTCGACGATTCGGGAGTGTGGGGTGAGGGCGTATCAGAGGACTAATGGGGTGTTGTTTATTGTGGCGGTGGCGCCGGCGGCGGTGGCGTTGGTGTTTTGCTTTTTGATGCCGGATTATTACCTTGGAAAGCAACACAACCTCGTCAGCAATACTCGACCGGATGGCGAGGCGGTTGAGGATGTTCACAGTGaggaggatcgagggcagcTAAGGCCGAGAAGCGCCTTGGGGAGGTTTTGGAATATGGGGGCATGATCTGCTTTAGGAGATTCATGTACTCTTTCTTGTCATCGTATCGTCAACCTTGGTATGCCTCGCCTCTCGCAGTCACCTTCGAGCTCCGCTCTGATTTGCCTTCCGTGCGGCTCTCGAGCTTCTACAGTCCCGCCAACCTTACGCATAATATGTTTGACCTCAAGCTCGATTCGCTCTGTACCATCACCCGATAACTCTGCTTTTCCCGCAGGCCTAGCGTCAGATGATACGAGATTTCTCTGCCCCCTTTTCTTTTTGGTGCCGATCTCCTGCGCCAAATCAGGAATCCCAGCATCGCTGAGACAAGTACACCCAAACCAACGCCAACTCCGATACCAGCATATGTGGCGCTCGACAGGTTATTGGTTGGTGTATTTGACGGTGTGGAGGCTAGGGCTGTTGTCACGTATACGGTAGTCTTCGCAGCTCCTTGACTTGCGGTCGCACGGCTTGTGATAGACGGTGACAGCTCTGCACCTGATGTTGGGGCCTGAGTAGCAACACTCAAGCTCGAGTAGAATAGTCCGGGCAAAGTACCTAAAGTCTGGCTTGCACTGGTATATGTCGCGGCAAATCCTATGGTCGTAGTCAACTCGAAGCGCGTGTCTGTCGATGCGCTCGATGAAACTGCCGTTGACATGTTAAAGCCGACATGTAATGTGAGGCAGTGATGTCCCTTCAAGAGAGCACTGACAGAAGTCGTCGAGGCCCGAGCCGCTAGCAGTTGTTACCGAATTTGTTGCTGGGAAGACAATATCTGGCACGTGTGTAATAGTGATCCAGCCGACACTCTCTTGGCGTTTATGCATTGTCGCCTAGGTCGTTGATTCAAGCTGGTGCATGGAACAAATGTCTCTACTTTCCAGCAGTGAGCAGGTGTGCGTCTCATAGATCTCTCAGCTCCTGAAACTGTGAACTGGAGAGTCTCCAAGATGTCGCAACGTCGTAGCCGCCAGGCAGGCCTACCATCATGCAGTGCTACCAGAATTTGTGCCTGTGCACTGGCAACAAAGAGAATGCTCCGATGCTTTTACACCTCGATTGCGCCACATTACTAGGTTTGGAACTTGGCTTGATGAACGGCTCAGCGCGACATCGGGCTTTCAGCTGAGGTAGATGGCACTCGGCTTGAGGCACCGGTCCCGGGACCTTCATGAACTTTACTGATACTGAAGAACTTGCGGCGCCGCTTCCTGGATATTGATTGGGTGTGTGAAGTGGAAGCAATAGATGGACGAAACTTCTCCAAGCTCACGGGGTCAATCTCAAGCTCTCCTCGCAAGACCTGCTCCAGCCCTCGACCACCTAGTAACCATAACAAGCGCCCCACCTGCGAGTAGTGTCGCACCGCAGAACGCTTGCAGCCCCGTCCAAGCATTGTTGTCGCCCAGTATAACACCAGCGATAGGTGTACCAATGAGGAGTCCCAGCGCGGCACAAAATGTGTTCATGCCTAGCCGACCACCAACGAACGGTACTGAGGTCGTGTGTGATACTGACGACAGTGGAAGGCTGCAGACTCACGAAGGCTCCGCTGAAGCATCCATATAGCAGCGACCATACCAGAAGTCCGCCGACACTTGCGTGTGCCGGTATTGCGATCCAGCAGAAGCCGAGAATACCAGCTACCACCGTACAGAAGCTGAGCATGTTCAGAGGTCCCAAGTAGTCGGCCGCGAAGCCCGGCAAGATGCGACCAGCAACACTGCCGGCCGAAAGGATTGGAAGCATGTAGAACGCCATGATGTCGTCAAGTCCAGCTTTCGTGGAGGAGAAGGTTGAGATGTAGAAGAACGGGATGTACAGCCCGATGAAGCCAACGAAGCTAGCAAGTGAGAAGAGGCTGAAGGGGAGCTCCTTGAAGCCGCTAAAGTCGATGATGTTCTTCCTCGGTGCAGCGGGTATTGCGCGTTGCTTGATGCATACGCAGGGAATGACGAGGGTGCCAAGTGCCATGAAGCCCAGGATCCTGGTTGCCCAGCCGAAGCTCAGATGGTGGACATCGATAAGGCGATGGAACACAATGGTATATATGACGCCTCCTAAGCTGGACCCACTGGCTGCGAGACCTATCGCGAAAGAGCGCTTAGTGCTGAAGTAGGATGGCACGATGGCAATGCTAACAATGAAAAGTCCGCCGTGACCGATGCCCATGCACAGGCCTTGTGCGAGCATTAGTTGCCAGTAAGTCGTGCAGAGAGAAGTCATCATCATGCCAAAGACCACCATGAGTGTGCCGGCAATAACCAGAGTACGACCATATCCTCGATCGAAAGCTGGTCCTGCGAAGATGGTGCAGCAGCAAAGCAAAAATGCCTCGATGCTGCCGATCCAGGAGAGGTTGCTTTCGGTCTCGTAGGGTATTAGCGTCGACTTGTAGTACGACTGGAAGACCCCGAAGGCGTTGATAAGACCCCATGAGTTGAAGAAGAGGAAGAAACCTGATGTGACCTGGAACCATGCGGTGAAGCCGCCATCGGGGATGTAAGGCGAAGCAGGTACCGAGAGATGTGAGGAAGAGATCTCGAGAGGTGATCCATCTGTGCTGTACTTTCGTAGCGTGTCGCTTTGGTCTTGCTGCTGGTGGTGTAGATGTTGTTCCTGCTTCTCCGGGTCATCTACATACGAGTGTGCTCGCGATGTGTATGGCGTCTCTTCCTTCTCGAAGGATTCTCTGTGACTTTGCGGTGCAGCCATGTCATCACGCTGTAATCAGTGACGGCATGAAGAGGAAAGTAATCGAAGACTATACATATCCTTGCATTCATGGTGGCCAAAGCAAGCATTTTCTGTTGCCGTCCAGGTCACTTTCTGAGGTACCGAGTGCCTATACCGAAGTCGCGAAGTCGCACAAAGCATAGACCACACACACAATGGTGCGACATTATATCAGACCGCGAGACCGGCAGCTGAGGAGGATCAGGTCGGTACTCGTGGTTGCAATGGCTGCAGACCCGAAAACTCGGTCCTTCTGTGGCGCATCCCGATCTTTCGGCTGACGATGTCGGCTTCGTTCTGGGTGTTCGCTTTCACGCCGTGAAAGTCGTTACCACCTACCGTTAGCATTTCTGATCACTTTTGTACATCGGGCATTGACGATGTGCTTGATAGTATGTTGATGGAGGAAGGGACGAGGAAAGAAGTCAAACAACCTTGGAAGTCAGCAGCGCGATCGGCCCGCCCGCAACCTCAGCCGACTCCCGAGAATCTGCAATCTTCAACAACCACACCACATCACCTCCTACCCAGAACAGCTCTTTCCACATCTACAGCATGTCTCTTAACACCCTGTCACCATGCTCCGCGACCGACCACCCTTGGGTCCGCGCGACGACGAGCTCTTTATGAGCGCCCCAGGCAACGACGATGAACAACCACACAGCATTGGCTATGAGCCACAGCACACAGATCCCCTTGACGACGTCTTTGGATCCGCACCCTCATCGCCCAACCTAGCCGGCCGTGAGGGAACTCATGCGACCAACACAGACCACTCCGACATACCCCGCCTCCGCAGCATTCACGTCACCAACGGCTACCGTGAAGGCATAGCCGTGAGCAAAGAACAGCACATCCAAGCGGGCTTCGATGAGGGTTTCAGCTTGGGCGGGGAGATTGGCATGAAAGTTGGGTACATACTAGGAGTTTTAGAGGGAATCGCGAAAGCTATCGCGAGGGCGGAGGATGAGAGGGTGAAAAAGTTGTGGGAGGATGCCCAAGAGGAGTTGAAGAT
It encodes:
- a CDS encoding MFS-type transporter dbaD produces the protein MAAPQSHRESFEKEETPYTSRAHSYVDDPEKQEQHLHHQQQDQSDTLRKYSTDGSPLEISSSHLSVPASPYIPDGGFTAWFQVTSGFFLFFNSWGLINAFGVFQSYYKSTLIPYETESNLSWIGSIEAFLLCCCTIFAGPAFDRGYGRTLVIAGTLMVVFGMMMTSLCTTYWQLMLAQGLCMGIGHGGLFIVSIAIVPSYFSTKRSFAIGLAASGSSLGGVIYTIVFHRLIDVHHLSFGWATRILGFMALGTLVIPCVCIKQRAIPAAPRKNIIDFSGFKELPFSLFSLASFVGFIGLYIPFFYISTFSSTKAGLDDIMAFYMLPILSAGSVAGRILPGFAADYLGPLNMLSFCTVVAGILGFCWIAIPAHASVGGLLVWSLLYGCFSGAFVIPFVGGRLGMNTFCAALGLLIGTPIAGVILGDNNAWTGLQAFCGATLLAGGALVMVTRWSRAGAGLARRA